Proteins encoded together in one Telopea speciosissima isolate NSW1024214 ecotype Mountain lineage chromosome 6, Tspe_v1, whole genome shotgun sequence window:
- the LOC122665703 gene encoding uncharacterized protein LOC122665703: MGPQVEGSIELLVTMGTEPKLSTVMMNFLVVKVNSTHNGILGLPGLNALQAVVSTPHLVMKFPTDHGVGECRGSQVAARRCYEGYLRTKGKEPQMHLIHLDDNRDIGEEERSEPAEELVHVEIVAGDATHTVQIGAGLIGKRKIVLINFLRTNADVFSWSVVDMPGIDRKIVEHRLSVYPTAKPVFQKKRTFAPERQEKVIEEVTKLLDAGFIEEAIYPEWLSNVVMVPKPNGKWQMCIDFIDLNKACPKDYYPLPRIDLLINATAGHEILFFMDAYSGYNQISMYVPDILKTSFIAGRDTYYYIRMPFRLKNAGASYQRLINYLFRHQIGRNVKVYVDDMLVKSLKA, from the coding sequence ATGGGGCCCCAGGTGGAAGGATCGATTGAGCTGTTGGTTACCATGGGGACAGAACCCAAACTCTCTACGGTGATGATGAACTTCCTGGTGGTAAAGGTGAATTCCACGCACAATGGAATATTGGGGCTACCGGGACTCAATGCACTGCAGGCGGTGGTCTCAACCCCACACTTAGTCATGAAATTCCCAACTGACCACGGGGTGGGAGAATGTCGTGGAAGCCAGGTAGCGGCCCGCCGCTGCTATGAAGGATACCTAAGAACCAAAGGAAAGGAGCCACAAATGCATCTGATCCACTTGGATGACAACCGAGATATCGGTGAGGAAGAAAGAAGTGAGCCAGCCGAGGAGCTGGTCCACGTGGAGATAGTAGCAGGGGACGCGACGCACACCGTCCAGATAGGCGCAGGCCTAATTGGCAAAAGAAAAATCGTCCTCATAAATTTCCTTAGAACCAATGCAGACGTATTTTCCTGGTCTGTTGTTGATATGCCTGGGATAGATAGGAAGATAGTCGAACACAGACTCAGCGTCTACCCCACCGCCAAGCCAGTGttccagaagaagagaacctttGCACCGGAACGTCAAGAAAAGGTGATTGAGGAAGTAACCAAGCTGCTTGATGCCGGCTTTATCGAGGAAGCTATCTACCCAGAATGGCtttctaatgttgtaatggtgcccaaGCCGAACGGCAAATGGCaaatgtgtattgattttataGATTTGAATAAAGCCTgtcctaaagactactaccccttacctcgtattgatttattgataaATGCCACGGCAGGCCATgaaatacttttttttatggatgcctactcAGGGTATAATCAGATTAGCATGTATGTACCTGATATATTGAAAACTTCTTTTATCGCGGGGAGGGATACATACTATTATATTCGCATGCCTTTCAGATTAAAGAATGCCGGAGCTTCCTACCAGCGCCTGATAAATTACCTTTTCAGGCACCAAATAGGCCGTAATGTGaaagtttatgtagatgatatgttgGTAAAAAGCTTAAAAGCATAA